A genome region from Scomber japonicus isolate fScoJap1 chromosome 15, fScoJap1.pri, whole genome shotgun sequence includes the following:
- the prrc2a gene encoding protein PRRC2A isoform X1, with protein sequence MSERSGQTAKGKEGKTKYASLNLFDTYKGKSLETQKPVVPPRHGLQSLGKVASARRMPPPANLPSLKAENKGNDPNVSLVPKDGTGWASKPEQADPKSTDALSAPQPEPPQPVASQMPAPTRPRTPPATEVPTNTALAPASTQAVGARSWAQASVTHGTQGDGGKGSNLPSPFSREEFPTLQAAGDQDRAGREQGTADQWYGPGPSLRPQNVTSWRDGGGRALAPTLSGEGAAEGGNGGALVMDGAAGVPPQNSQSHGPPRNPPAGSPALPLPQPPVGPGFPQYRGIMPPFMYPPYLPFPGPYGPQATYRYPPPGEGPVPRFARAQGGPDNRPQGGPRDAGGEAVKRPSILKQDDLKELDELDHDGDEGWAGAHEEIDYSAKLKFSDDEGEEEGEEERTESKNELREQQRSQDGPPATSRSRASDSGGESRHTPPANADNGPQPPSSKPGWAEEGGSGWSGQGAPPNYQDRPHNQSAPVGPGKPAQQQPAPGGPSPPSQPGLQVHGGQGEDEDETWRQRRKQSSTEISAAVERARRRREEEERRMEEERRAACAEKLKRLDEKQQQQQGSSGGPSKSPSLDGNLTAAPASSPSPSMSASASSPNISQPPSPCVDTEEPPVLVVQPGTVPVVSDRQRASSNSSYDSSAETQQCPQPAVSQPQQPTLEVPLPGEPKEETVGSPRIRAGSGGERGVDPVKIENIGGGGGGGGGGGGGGGGAGRQAGGPPGQGYSKYQKSLPPRFQRQQQEQLLKQQQQWQQQQQQQQQQQQQQHSQASQSQLSPQPQPPQGPSPGSTPQPGPGPKQGGPLYQPSNMVRPPPLPMNFDPRWMMMPYMDPRMMQGRPPPMDYYSAGMHPSGLIGRERSDSGGSGSDPFDRQQQQQQQHPGHPHRGTPPIDPKLAWGPEVFPVGGEGRGLTSPLRQKQALEDDDMAKGQRSDTPPHRMREGGLGPIQQPSSGSGTSNQTPPPVGTQVGTQGGGHHPHHYMGGRGNYSNFPDQGARMAPHQQQQRAGERGNHPHGFTHQDEGPPRGSQQGQIWGAPHPHYDRNGRADIPNVENNSHLHHHHGHHPQQPHFPLHPHKQESSRDRVVEAPAKKTDSSPPLHQPSLSSSCSSSASSTSAREDGNVKIALHHHPSHREGEVMGHGERGNSGGGSSHVKQEKTGQGYAPHSSMTSSPPPAQHGGHTQQQQQHPHPKSNQRGGREHKTETQWGPRPGSSNTGGGSSHGRRANNAGGGNNSRGGDDSSNTPSDHKPSSQGGGGNASKRAGPIKKPVLKEMKREGEVDGGEKTNQGFGKDKEQDGGQPSSTKQDASSASQNSSAPSGKEESTQSKPRNGKERSGGGGGGSGRGPKDVDSTSGFSGSRRDRDRSFERGGGAPHHHGVPTKGGRGSRGRGGEFYGRGRGYRGTYTASAGPSSGSRGRMGGRSGRDYRSSVAGGHHQESKGEGAGGRHGQDRSQHNPARARNRSETRSEGSEYEEIPKRRRERGSETGSESGASDLGHSDKEDHQKPNTKNGSDNANAAGSGNISSAPPRGSQARVFTPRGVPSRRGRGGGSGGGNMYRSGGNVGGTGGGHRVGPGSSSHGGSSKQSASVRKQQAPAQSSGPKDSNRGGNSGEKKDKMSDGGQAQSQGSNPPQPSLSAVAPATLASTENGGVVTQQAATNPTSNSGGPNSVPLPANRGFPPGGFERPPRRRRHGRSQHQQDKPPRFRRLKERENAARINGGVGVIGGGRPSSPSLNSVQDSNGAPISTPMTGNAQNANHNATLTANSNSGGGHLSNANSHHHHHYNQGNAGQTPHHHSHGAKSPDFTNQNSDQANEEWETASESSDFTEFRDREGGGKSYSSHHHHHMGRGGGGGGGEGGRGGGGGGGGGGGGGVVDRDMAGKEPSANKRSFSSQRPGMERQNRRVNTGGGAGGGGGGRGPRGPPGGGGGPGNGGGNRGERRGNWPSPKNRK encoded by the exons ATGTCAGAGCGCTCTGGGCAAACTGCAAAGGGGAAGGAAGGCAAAACCAAGTATGCGTCTCTCAACCTGTTTGATACATACAAAGGAAAGAGCCTTGAAACACAAAAGCCTGTTG TTCCCCCCCGCCATGGCCTACAGTCTCTTGGTAAAGTTGCCTCCGCACGGCGTATGCCACCCCCTGCCAACCTGCCCAGTCTGAAGGCAGAGAACAAAGGCAACGATCCCAACGTCTCGCTCGTTCCCAAAGACGGCACAGGATGGGCAAGCAAACCGGAACAAGCGGACCCAAAGAG taCCGATGCATTGTCAGCACCGCAGCCGGAACCGCCGCAGCCTGTGGCTTCACAGATGCCTGCACCGACCCGCCCGAGAACCCCGCCGGCTACAGAGGTACCGACAAACACA GCTCTGGCCCCAGCTTCAACCCAGGCCGTAGGGGCAAGGTCCTGGGCACAGGCCAGTGTTACACATGGAACACAAGGGGATG GTGGAAAGGGATCAAACCTACCGTCGCCATTCTCTCGCGAGGAATTTCCCACCCTGCAGGCGGCTGGCGACCAGGACAGAGCTGGCAGAGAACAGGGCACTGCAGATCAGTGGTATGGGCCAGGACCAAGCCTCCGCCCCCAGA ACGTTACAAGCTGGCGGGACGGTGGGGGCCGAGCCCTGGCGCCCACCTTGTCTGGGGAGGGGGCAGCGGAGGGTGGCAACGGTGGGGCTCTGGTGATGGATGGGGCAGCTGGGGTCCCGCCGCAGAACTCCCAGTCCCACGGGCCACCTAGGAACCCTCCCGCAGGCAGCCCCGCCTTGCCCCTGCCCCAGCCCCCAGTTGGGCCAGGGTTCCCCCAATACAGAGGGATCATGCCTCCATTC atGTATCCTCCCTATCTGCCCTTTCCGGGACCCTATGGCCCTCAGGCAACCTACAGGTACCCGCCACCTGGGGAAGGGCCTGTTCCAAG gtttgCGCGTGCGCAAGGTGGTCCTGATAACAGGCCCCAGGGTGGCCCACGTGATGCAGGTGGAGAGGCGGTGAAGCGACCCTCTATCCTGAAGCAGGACGACCTGAAGGAGCTAGACGAGCTGGACCACGACGGAGACGAGGGCTGGGCAG GCGCTCACGAGGAGATTGATTACTCTGCCAAGCTGAAGTTCAGtgatgatgaaggagaggaggagggagaagaggagagaacagagagCAAGAATGAATTACG TGAGCAGCAGAGGTCCCAGGACGGCCCCCCTGCAACCTCTCGCTCTCGAGCCTCAGACAGCGGAGGAGAAAGCCGCCACACTCCTCCTGCTAATGCTGACAATggcccccaacccccctccagCAAGCCAGGATGGGCCGAGGAGGGAGGCAGTGGCTGGAGCGGCCAGGGAGCACCACCCAACTACCAG GATCGGCCCCACAACCAGAGTGCCCCTGTTGGCCCTGGAAAACCTGCCCAGCAGCAGCCAGCACCAGGAGGCCCTAGCCCTCCTTCCCAGCCTGGCCTACAGGTCCACGGGGGCCAGggagaagatgaggatgagACTTGGCGTCAGCGCAGGAAGCAGTCCTCTACAGAAATCTCCGCCGCTGTGGAGCGAGCCCGTCGACGCCGTGAGGAGGAAGAAcgcaggatggaggaggagagacgcGCCGCATGTGCTGAGAAGCTGAAGAGGCTCGACGagaagcagcaacagcagcagggcAGCAGCGGTGGCCCCAGTAAATCCCCAAGCCTTGATGGAAACTTGACAGCTGCCCCAGCAAGCAGCCCCAGTCCGTCAATGTCGGCCTCCGCCTCCTCCCCAAACATCAGCCAGCCGCCATCTCCATGTGTAGACACCGAGGAGCCTCCGGTGCTGGTTGTGCAGCCGGGGACGGTTCCTGTAgtcagtgacagacagagagcaagcagcaacagcagctatGACTCCAGCGCAG AAACCCAACAGTGTCCTCAGCCTGCCGTGTCACAGCCACAGCAGCCCACTCTGGAGGTACCTCTACCAGGAGAGCCGAAGGAGGAGACCGTCGGCAGTCCTCGCATTCGTGCGGGAAGTGGAGGTGAAAGAGGAGTCGATCCAGTGAAAATTGAGAATAtcggaggaggtggaggaggtggaggaggaggcggaggcggAGGGGGAGGAGCGGGTCGTCAAGCCGGTGGTCCTCCCGGCCAGGGTTACTCAAAGTACCAGAAGTCTCTTCCTCCTCGTTtccagaggcagcagcag GAGCAGCtcctgaagcagcagcagcagtggcagcagcagcagcagcaacaacaacaacagcagcagcagcagcacagtcagGCATCCCAGAGCCAGCTGTccccccagccccagcccccaCAGGGTCCTTCACCAGGTTCAACACCCCAGCCAGGGCCTGGACCTAAGCAGGGTGGGCCACTGTATCAACCCAGTAATATGGTTCGACCCCCACCTCTGCCAATGAACTTTGACCCTCGCTGGATGATGATGCCCTACATGGACCCCCGCATGATGCAGGGCCGCCCTCCACCTATGGACTATTATTCAGCTGGCATGCACCCGTCTG GGCTTATTGGGCGTGAGAGGTCTGATTCAGGGGGATCTGGTTCAGACCCCTTtgacaggcagcagcagcagcagcagcagcatccaggGCACCCTCACCGCGGGACTCCACCTATAGATCCTAAGCTGGCCTGGGGGCCGGAGGTATTCCCTGTCGGAGGGGAGGGTCGTGGGCTGACCTCCCCACTGAGGCAGAAGCAGGCGTTGGAGGATGATGATATGGCCAAAGGGCAGAG GAGTGACACTCCTCCACACCGCATGCGAGAGGGTGGATTGGGACCCATCCAGCAGCCCAGCTCTGGCTCCGGGACGTCCAATCAGACCCCACCACCAGTCGGCACTCAAGTTGGCACCCAGGGTGGCGGCCACCACCCTCATCACTATATGGGTGGGAGGGGCAACTACAGCAACTTCCCCGATCAAGGTGCGAGGATGGCTccccatcagcagcagcagcgggccGGTGAGAGAGGAAACCACCCGCATGGCTTCACCCATCAGGATGAAGGGCCCCCCCGAGGGTCTCAGCAAGGCCAGATTTGGGGAGCCCCGCACCCTCACTATGACCGCAATGGCCGCGCAGACATCCCCAATGTCGAGAATAACTCtcacctccaccaccatcacGGCCACCACCCTCAGCAGCCTCACTTCCCTCTCCATCCCCACAAGCAAGAGAGCAGCCGTGACAGGGTTGTCGAGGCTCCGGCCAAGAAGACGgactcctctccccctctccacCAACCTTCCCTCTCGTCTTCGTGCTCCTCCTCGgcctcctccacctctgccAGAGAAGATGGTAATGTCAAAATCGCCCTGCATCATCACCCCTCCCACAGAGAGGGTGAAGTGATGGGGCACGGCGAGAGAGGCAACAGCGGCGGCGGTAGCAGCCATGTGAAACAGGAGAAAACCGGCCAGGGGTACGCCCCCCATTCCTCCATGACCTCGAGCCCACCTCCCGCTCAGCATGGCGGTcacactcagcagcagcagcagcatccccATCCAAAGTCAAACCAAAGAGGGGGGCGGGAGCACAAGACAGAGACCCAGTGGGGCCCACGGCCTGGCAGCAGCAATACAGGTGGGGGGTCCTCTCACGGTAGGAGGGCCAACAATGCAGGAGGTGGGAACAATTCCCGCGGAGGTGACGACTCCTCCAACACTCCATCGGACCACAAGCCCTCCAGTCAGGGAGGAGGGGGCAATGCCAGTAAGAGGGCCGGTCCCATCAAGAAACCAGTGCtgaaagagatgaagagagagggagaagttgacggaggagaaaaaacaaaccaagGCTTCGGGAAAGATAAAGAGCAAGATGGGGGCCAACCCAGCTCCACGAAGCAGGATGCCTCCTCCGCCTCCCAGAACAGTTCAGCTCCATCTGGTAAAGAAGAGTCGACACAGTCCAAACCCAGGAACGGAAAAGAACGGtccggaggaggaggaggagggtcaggCAGAGGGCCCAAAGATGTAGACTCCACTTCAGGATTTTCAGGGTCCAGGAGGGACAGAGACCGCTCCTTTGAGAGAGGAGGCGGCGCCCCCCACCACCATGGAGTCCCCACCAAAGGCGGCCGAGGCAGTCGTGGACGAGGTGGGGAGTTTTACGGGCGTGGCCGTGGTTACCGGGGCACCTACACGGCCAGCGCTGGACCTAGTAGTGGCAGTCGGGGCAGAATGGGGGGCAGGAGTGGCAGAGACTACCGCTCGTCTGTGGCTGGTGGTCATCACCAGGAGTCGAAGGGTGAGGGGGCTGGAGGCAGGCACGGTCAAGACCGGTCCCAGCACAACCCCGCCAGAGCCAGGAACCGAAGTGAAACCCGCAGTGAGGGTTCTGAGTATGAAGAAATCCccaaaagaaggagggagaggggctCAGAGACTGGCAGTGAGAGTGGTGCAAGTGACCTCGGTCACTCAGACAAGGAAGACCACCAGAAACCCAACACCAAGAACGGCTCCGATAACGCCAACGCCGCCGGCAGCGGCAACATTTCATCTGCACCACCCAGAGGTTCACAGGCCCGGGTCTTCACCCCCAGGGGCGTACCCTCAAGGAGGGGCCGGGGTGGAGGCAGCGGAGGAGGAAACATGTACAGGAGTGGTGGAAACGTTGGAGGAACCGGTGGAGGACACAGAGTCGGACCCGGCTCCTCTTCCCACGGCGGCTCCTCCAAGCAGTCGGCGTCAGTGCGGAAGCAGCAAGCCCCGGCACAATCCTCCGGGCCCAAAGACTCGAACCGGGGGGGAAACAGCGGCGAGAAGAAGGACAAGATGTCTGATGGAGGTCAAGCTCAAAGTCAGGGGTCCAATCCCCCTCAGCCGTCTCTGTCCGCAGTTGCTCCCGCCACGCTCGCCTCCACGGAGAACGGTGGGGTTGTGACCCAGCAAGCTGCAACCAACCCCACGTCAAACTCCGGAGGGCCAAACTCAGTCCCTCTTCCTGCTAACCGTGGGTTCCCTCCAGGCGGGTTCGAGCGACCCCCCAGACGTCGGCGTCACGGGCGATCCCAGCATCAGCAGGACAAGCCGCCCCGCTTCCGGAGGCTGAAGGAGCGCGAGAACGCCGCACGCATCAACGGAGGAGTGGGGGTCATCGGAGGAGGAAGACCCTCCTCTCCGTCCCTGAATTCAGTTCAGGACAGTAACGGAGCCCCGATCTCCACCCCCATGACGGGCAACGCCCAAAATGCTAACCACAACGCCACACTAACCGCCAACAGTAACAGTGGTGGGGGGCATCTGAGCAACGCCAACagccaccaccatcaccactacAACCAGGGCAACGCTGGGCagaccccccaccaccacagcCACGGAGCCAAGTCCCCCGACTTCACCAACCAGAACTCGGACCAGGCCAACGAGGAGTGGGAGACCGCCTCCGAGAGCAGCGACTTCACAGAGTTCAGAGACCGGGAGGGCGGAGGGAAGTCGTACTCctcccaccatcaccaccacatgggaagaggaggaggaggaggaggaggagaaggaggcagaggaggtggtggaggaggaggaggagggggaggaggaggagtggtggATCGAGATATGGCGGGAAAGGAGCCGTCAGCGAATAAACGAAGCTTCTCGAGCCAACGACCCGGCATGGAGCGACAGAACCGGAGGGTCAACACTGGAGGAGGAGCGGGAGgcggagggggaggaagaggcccCCGCGGCCCCCCTGGTGGCGGCGGCGGGCCCGGCAACGGAGGCGGCAACCGTGGGGAGAGACGGGGCAACTGGCCCTCACCGAAAAATAGGAAGTGA